The DNA sequence GAAGAGGTGATTTCCCGTGACAACTGAAATGGAACAAAGCAAATCTGAAGAACAAAGCGCATTGAATCACACTGATTCCGGCTCGGCAGAGCATGGAATCCTTATGTATAAACCACTGGAATCGGACAAGGCAAAGCCCATGGGACAGGGACTGAAGTACTTCATTGAAACCTGGGGCTGCCAGATGAACGAGGAAGACTCGGAAAAGCTGGCCGGCATGCTGAAGGGGATGGGATATGAACCCACTCCGTTCAAGCATCAGGCAGACTGTATCATTTTCAACACCTGCTGTGTCCGGGAAAATGCTGAGCTGAAAGTTTACGGTAATCTGGGCATGCTCAAAAAACTCAAGGAGAAGAATCCGGAGATGATCATTGCAGTCTGCGGCTGCATGATGCAGCAGCAGGGCGTGGCGGAGCACATCCTGAAGCGCTATCCCTATGTTGATATTGTATTTGGCACCCACAATGCCTGGAAGTTCCCGGAATATCTGTTCCAGGCCAAGCGGGACAAAGTTCAGGTCCGGGAAATTCTGTCCGATGAGCAGCGGATTGTGGAAGGGGTCCCGGTAGAACGCGAATCCGGACTGTCGGCCTATGTGACGATCATGTACGGCTGCGACAATTTCTGCTCCTACTGCATCGTACCCTATGTCCGCGGCCGGGAAAAGTCCAGAACCCCCCAGGCCATTCTGCAGGAAATCCGCGAGCTGATTGCTCAGGGCTATGTCGAATTCACTCTGTTGGGTCAGAACGTCAATTCCTATGGCAAGGGCCTTGAGGAACCGGTGAGCTTCGCTCAGCTGTTGCGCATGGTCAATGACCTCCCTGGCGTACGCCGGATTCGCTTCATGACCAGCCATCCCAAGGACATCGATCTTGAAGTGATCCGTGCCATGAAGGAATCAGAACACATCACAGAGCAGATTCATCTGCCGGTGCAGAGCGGTTCCAGCCGCATTCTGAACATCATGAACCGCAAATATGACCGGGAAACCTATCTTGATTTGATACGAACGGTACGCCGGGAACTTCCCGGAGTCGCCCTCTCCACCGACATCATTGTCGGCTTCCCCGGAGAAACCGAGGAAGACTTTTCGGAAACACTGAGCCTGTGTGAGGAAGTTGGCTATGATCTGGCCTTCACCTTCATCTACTCCAATCGCAACAACACCCCGGCTGACCGCATGCCGGACCAGATTTCCGATGAAGTCAAGCATGAACGGTTTAACCGTCTGGTGGAAGTGGTCAACCGCAAAGCCATGGAGCGCAATGAGGCCCTGGTGGGACAGATCCATG is a window from the Clostridiaceae bacterium HFYG-1003 genome containing:
- the miaB gene encoding tRNA (N6-isopentenyl adenosine(37)-C2)-methylthiotransferase MiaB: MYKPLESDKAKPMGQGLKYFIETWGCQMNEEDSEKLAGMLKGMGYEPTPFKHQADCIIFNTCCVRENAELKVYGNLGMLKKLKEKNPEMIIAVCGCMMQQQGVAEHILKRYPYVDIVFGTHNAWKFPEYLFQAKRDKVQVREILSDEQRIVEGVPVERESGLSAYVTIMYGCDNFCSYCIVPYVRGREKSRTPQAILQEIRELIAQGYVEFTLLGQNVNSYGKGLEEPVSFAQLLRMVNDLPGVRRIRFMTSHPKDIDLEVIRAMKESEHITEQIHLPVQSGSSRILNIMNRKYDRETYLDLIRTVRRELPGVALSTDIIVGFPGETEEDFSETLSLCEEVGYDLAFTFIYSNRNNTPADRMPDQISDEVKHERFNRLVEVVNRKAMERNEALVGQIHEVLVEGPSKTNETVFSGRTRTGKLVNFPGDATLVGQFIPVRITRANSFNLYGEAVEHSS